Below is a window of Caldanaerobius polysaccharolyticus DSM 13641 DNA.
ATCAATAGCTTTAGCATGGGAGATCACCTCAGAGATGATAGAATCAGCACCTGGGGTATCATTAGAAACCGAAAAAGGCTTCTTAATGAGGTTATTGCCATCTTGATCAATAAAGAAAACAGAATTAGATTGACTGCTGACGTCGATACCGACGAATAAAGTACTGGGCACGTAAATTCCTCCTTTCACAAAAAATTTGAGACCAGTACCAGGTTGATCCCTGACAGATTACCGAGAAACAGCCTCGCGGTATCAGAACTATGTCAATACCCATAGGATACACCGTATGGATGCTGAGATATACGGAAGAGTAAGACATGGACAGCAAGCGAGTTAGAACTAAACGAGTAATCCCAGGGGTGCAGTCTTTTTCGAGAAGTACCCTAAAGAAGGGTCTTCAGGGGAGATCCAGAGCGACCCTGAACCAAATCCTAGAGATAGTTTAACAGAGACAACCTGAAGAAGAAAGAGGGAATACGTGTAGTACAATACAAAATGCAGCAATCGAGCATACATCGCAGTGAGGATTATATGTTTGGTCGATGTGTAGTCAAGCCTAAAATGAACTCACTGCGTTCGAGCTTGACAACCCATCTTCCCAAACATAGATAGTAGCTATGCGATGTATGCATAGGTATCAAGTGGCACTTGATAGATTTAATCATGGTGAAATTTAATGAAATAATATTTAAATATCAAGGTTCTTTATTAATCTTGTTAAAGGTCGACCTTTTTGGTTGATTACAAATCATATTATACGAGATACAGGTAGTTACTATGATACGATAGCGTGGCAAAAACCTATAGACGAAAGTTCATGGACTACAATATCTGGATCGTACACTTTAAGTTATAATGGCACATTAACAGAATTATTTATGTATGTGGAATCGCCAGACCCTACGCTGGAATATTATATCGATGATGTGACCATTACTCCTTTGGATGCTCCGATGATAAAAAATGTAGTTGATAATTCTACATTTGAAAATGGAAGTGCAGCTGGTTGGACAGGTACTGGTGGGTGCAGTGTTTCTTCTGTGAGTGAGGAACACCATAGTGGAGACTACAGCCTAAAAACCACAGGGAGAACATCCAGTTGGATGGGTCCAAGCTATAACTTGCTGGGGAAAATAGTCCCAGGTAAGCAATACAGCGTTGATTTTTGGGTGAAGTATAACAGTGGAATTAATCCTACGGAACAATTTAAGGCTACTGTCAAGGCGACACCAACCGAAGGATCTCCTAATTACATACAGGTCAATGATCCAGTTACTGTTGATCAAGGTCAATGGGTGGAGATTAAAGGAACTTTTACTTTACCTACGGGTAACTACAGTGGAATTAATATATATGTTGAAACACCTAATCCTACTTTGGATTTTTACATTGACGATTTTACCGTAACCGGTGAAGCTGCTTCAACCTCAACTAAGATTCAAGAGAATATACCTGATTTGCATTCCGTATTTTCGGATTACTTCCCAATAGGAGTTGCAGTAGAACCAAATAGACTGGCTGATTCAGATCCCCATTCCCAACTGGTTGCAAAACATTTTAATATGTTGGTTGCGGAAAATGCGATGAAACCAATAAGTTTAGAGCCAACCGAAGGGAATTTTACCTTCAATAATGCAGATGCGATAGTAGATTTTGCTATAGCGCATAATATGAAGATGAGGGGACACACTTTATTGTGGCACAATCAGGTCCCTGATTGGTTTTTCCAGGATCCTTCGGATCCGTCTAAACCTGCATCTAGAGATCTTTTGCTTCAAAGGTTACAGACGTATATCACCACAGTATTAAATCATTTCAAGACAAAGTACAGCTCAAATAATCCTATAGTTGCATGGGATGTAGTAAATGAAGTTCTTGATGATAATGGCAACCTCAGAAATTCAAAGTGGTTGCAGATTATAGGGCCGGATTACATTGAAAAGGCTTTTCAATACGCTCATGAAGCCGATCCTAATGTAAAATTATTTATAAACGATTACAATATTGAAAATAATGGAGCAAAAACCCAAGCCATGTATAACCTTGTTAAAAAATTAAAAGATGAAGGAATTCCTGTTGATGGCATAGGTATGCAAATGCATATTAATATTAATTCAAATGTCGACAATATAAAAGCTTCTATAGAAAAATTTGCATCACTGGGCGTACAAATACAAATCACTGAACTTGATATGAATATGCAGGGCAATGTATCTCAAGATGCGTTATTGCGGCAGGCGAGATTGTATAAACAACTGTTTGACGTGCTAAAACAGGAAAAACAGTATATTACCGCTGTAGTATTTTGGGGTGTATCTGATGATGTTACATGGTTAAGTCAACCCAATGCGCCATTACTTTTTGATTCTAATCTCCAGGCTAAGCCCGCCTATTGGGCGATAGTAGATCCCAATAAAGCTGCTGTAAACAGACAAGCAGCACAAGCGTCACAAGGATCTCCAAGCATTGGAACAGGTGTTGATAAAGATTGGATAACGGCAAAATCGCTTAATGTTAATACCTTTGTAAAGGGTATAAATGGAGCTACGGCTAAGGTTAAGACCTTGTGGGATTCGAAAAACCTATACGTATTAGCGCAGGTAGTGGATAATACCCCTGCTGCCAATGACAGCATAGAGTTATTCGTAGATAAAAATGGCGATAAGTCAACTACTTATCAGCCAGATGATAAACACTATATAATCTACCGGGACAATTCTGGGAGTTCTGATATAACACATTACGTTCAAAGCGATGAATATGGATATACTGTTCAGGCAGCCATTCCTTTAGGTGATGTAAATCCCCAGGTTGGGGCTAAAATAGGATTTGATGTGAGGGTAAATGACGATAAAGGGTCAGGCACTGTAGATTCAATAGCTGTATGGAACGATTATAGCAACGCTCAAGATGTTAGTACGGCGTATTATGGTGATTTAACTTTATCAAAACCATCACAAATCACAGAGGCAATGTACGGGACGCCTACGATAGACGGAAAGATAGACAGTATTTGGGATCAAGCCAATGTTATAAATACAAATGTATGGGTACAAGGAACATCAGGCGCGACAGCTAAGGTAAGGACTATGTGGGATAACCATTATCTCTATGTTTTAGCAGAGGTTACTGATAGTAATTTAAATAAATCAAGTCCTAACCCATATGAACAGGATTCTGTAGAAGTTTTTCTTGATCAAAATGACCATAAAACCTCTTATTATGAAAATGATGATGGGCAATACAGGGTTAACTACGATAATGAACAGAGCTTTGGTGGAAGTACTAATTCTCAAGGTTTTAAATCAGCGACAAGTAAAACCTCTACTGGTTATATAGTAGAAGAAGCAATTCCTTTTACAGCTATAACACCAACTGATGGCCAAATACTCGGATTTGACGTGCAAGTGAACGACGCTGATGCTTCAGGTAGAAGGACCAGCATTGTGACATGGTGCGATGCTAGCGGTAATTCGTGGCAGGATACTTCCGGATTTGGCAATCTTATGCTTGTAGATACAAGACAATTGCCAAGGTCAGGTAGTAACAGTAACAATCTTGGCGATAATGAAAGAAATAGTAGCGATATGGGTACGGTTACAAAAACCGCTGATACGGTTACACTTGTGCTTAATGAAATTGAAGCTTTGAATGTTGTAAAAAATAGCAGTAGTAATGTTATAACATTTGATATAAGTAATATAGGAACAACATTGCAGAAAGTATTAGAAATACCTGTATCAGTGCTGAACGCTGCTAAAAACCTTAATAAAGAAATAATAGTGAAGTCAGGCTTTGTATCTGCTACAATATCTAGAGGTTCTCTGGATCTTAGCAATGTTAGTGGCAATATAAAAATAAGCATAAAAGACAATGGTAAATATGACAGGACGTCAGGCTTTATCCCTGTTACAAATGCGCTTGACGTATTAATAAAAGCGGGAAACGAAGATGTAAAGATATTAAAGCCTTTAGAAATAACGTTAGATGTGCCTACGTCTGGTATAAATGATTTGAGAAAAGTAGGCGTATACTTCTATAATGAAGCAACGGGTGAATGGGAATATATAGGAGGGAAGATAGATAAAGATGATAATGTAATAACATTTGAAGCAAATAATTCCTCAATATATGCGGCCTTTGAATATGACAAGACTTTTGCGGATGTAAAGAACCACTGGGCCAAAGATGCCATCGAAGTACTTGCTTCAAGACACATAGCAAAAGGTATAGACGGTAAAAACTTTGCACCCGATAAAGCCGTAACAAGAGCAGAATTTGCGGCTATGATAACGAGGCTTCTTGGAATACCAGAAAGAGAGTACAAAGGAGAATTTATCGATGTTAAGGCAGGAGATTGGTATGCCAATGCAATAGAGGCGGCTTATGAAGCTGGTATAATGCTTGGTGACGGGAAGAGAATGAGGCCAAATGACTATATAACGCGTGAAGAAATAGCGGCAATATCAATGAGGGCATTTGGTAAACTTACATCATACGATGAAGAGCAATTTAGTAAGACTACATTTGCTGATGATGATCGGGTAAGTGATTGGGCTAAGAAAGCCGTAGCAAATGCGAAAAAGGCTGGCATAATGGAGGGTGTATCTGGTGATCTCTTCGCGCCGAAAGAGAATGCCACAAGAGCAGAAGCCGCAGTAGTGATTTATAGAATATTGGACAAATCCGGTAGTTTTTAGAACTTGAAAAGCACGAGCCTTGCTTAATACGCAAACGGCTTCATTATATATGTGTTATTCAGTGATCATGTTGGAAAGAGTCTTATTGTGGGGGCAGTGAAAGGCTGATAAATTTATGCGAGGAGGGTATGATGTTGATTTATCCTGGGTGCAACAACTTTAAGGTTGCTATATCCTTTGATGATGGCCCTGACTATAAATACACACAGAAATACATTGATATATTAAAAAAATATAATGCTAAAGCTACTTTTTTCGTGGTGGGGAAAAATGTTGAAGAAAATCCCGAGCTTTTAAGGTTACTAAATGATAATAAATTTGAAATTGGCATCCACTCCTATAGCCATAAAAACATGATGGAAATGCAAGAGTCACAAATAGAGGAAGAATTACGGCGTTCATTAACAGATGTTTACAGTATCATAAAGCAGAGGGTGACGTTATTCAGACCTCCTTATGGAGCCTTTAACGATAACGTCAAAGATATTGCTCAAAAGCTGGGACTTAAAATAATCCTTTGGGATTTAGATTCATTGGATTGGAAAGGGATAAGTTGCGAAAATATTATCCATCGCGTAGAAAAGAATATCGGTGGTAATTCGATAATATTGATGCACGAGGGGCGTGAAAATACTCTGGGAGCTTTGTCTTTTGTCCTTCATAAATTACAGAACAAAGGGTATGAATTTGTTACTGTAAGCGAGTTGCTAGCTATGCGTTAGGAGCTTATAAAATTACTGTGAGAGTTCAATTTATTTACAATAAAGAAGTTAAGGCTGTTGGAAAACATCCGGCAGCCTATTACTGTACGTAGGTTTAGGCGTGCATGTTAAAAGCATGGAAGTAATACAGGTGTTGAGAGGTACATGTACATTGCGGAAACATCGAATATGCGATTGATGTATTAGGAAGTCTTCTAAGGTTTTCGATTTCGCGCTTTGCAAATTGTTCATTAAATAAAACGTATTACACCATTCATCAAAATTAAGGTATTTTTAAAAAAACAGCAATATTCGGCTAATCTAACTGAATTTAGACTATGAAAATGTTTTTACAGCGGAGTATGATAAGGTTTATTCTAAAAGATAATAGATCTTTTTAGATAAAAAGGCCGATTAGGGCCTTTTTTTGTAAGTGCATGTAAAAAGCAAAGAAAAAGCAAGAGATCGTGAGAAAAATTCTAGAAAAAAAAAACGGCAAATATTCAGTGAAATTGAATAAATTTGACCAAATTTGGACTTTGAAAACATTTTTATAGAGAGTTAAAATGAAAATGAAAACTTAATAAAGTTTTTTTAAAAAGGTGTGAATTGATATAAAATGAAAGGGGGGTAAGCTGTATAGGGTTATGTGATGTGCTTACCAAGACAAATCTAATAAGAAAGAGGGAATCGGATGAAAGCAGAGGTATATAACGCTATAAGGCCGAGGAGCATGAGATACGTTATACTAAGAAAAAATTTAACCGCTGTTAAAAAGGATTGGCAGCTGTATAGTCTTTTAATATTGCCATTGATTTACTATGTGATTTTCAGGTATATTCCGATGTTTGGAAACGTTATAGCTTTTAGAAAATTTTATCCTGGGGGGCCTGTCTATGGTACAGAGTGGGTGGGCTTAAGATATTTTAAAATGTTTTGGACTGATCCGACGTTTTGGCAAGTGTTTAAAAACACCATAATACTGAGCGTAGAGTATTTGGTATTCAGTTTCCCATTTCCCANNNNNNNNNNNNNNNNNNNNNNNNNNNNNNNNNNNNNNNNNNNNNNNNNNNNNNNNNNNNNNNNNNNNNNNNNNNNNNNNNNNNNNNNNNNNNNNNNNNNATTTTTAAAAAAACAGCAATATTGCGGCTAATCTAACTGAATTTAGACTATGAAAATGTTTTTACAGCGGAGTATGATAAGGTTTATTCTAAAAGATAATAGATCTTTTTAGATAAAAAGGCCGATTAGGGCCTTTTTTTGTAAGTGCATGTAAAAAGCAAAGAAAAAGCAAGAGATCGTGAGAAAAATTCTGAAAAAAAAAAAAACGGCAAATATTCAGTGAAATTGAATAAATTTGACCAAATTTGGACTTTGAAAACATTTTTATAGAGAGTTAAAATGAAAATGAAAACTTAATAAAGTTTTTTTAAAAAGGTGTGAATTGATATAAAATGAAAGGGGGGTAAGCTGTATAGGGTTATGTGATGTGCTTACCAAGACAAATCTAATAAGAAAGAGGGAATCGGATGAAAGCAGAG
It encodes the following:
- a CDS encoding endo-1,4-beta-xylanase codes for the protein MITNHIIRDTGSYYDTIAWQKPIDESSWTTISGSYTLSYNGTLTELFMYVESPDPTLEYYIDDVTITPLDAPMIKNVVDNSTFENGSAAGWTGTGGCSVSSVSEEHHSGDYSLKTTGRTSSWMGPSYNLLGKIVPGKQYSVDFWVKYNSGINPTEQFKATVKATPTEGSPNYIQVNDPVTVDQGQWVEIKGTFTLPTGNYSGINIYVETPNPTLDFYIDDFTVTGEAASTSTKIQENIPDLHSVFSDYFPIGVAVEPNRLADSDPHSQLVAKHFNMLVAENAMKPISLEPTEGNFTFNNADAIVDFAIAHNMKMRGHTLLWHNQVPDWFFQDPSDPSKPASRDLLLQRLQTYITTVLNHFKTKYSSNNPIVAWDVVNEVLDDNGNLRNSKWLQIIGPDYIEKAFQYAHEADPNVKLFINDYNIENNGAKTQAMYNLVKKLKDEGIPVDGIGMQMHININSNVDNIKASIEKFASLGVQIQITELDMNMQGNVSQDALLRQARLYKQLFDVLKQEKQYITAVVFWGVSDDVTWLSQPNAPLLFDSNLQAKPAYWAIVDPNKAAVNRQAAQASQGSPSIGTGVDKDWITAKSLNVNTFVKGINGATAKVKTLWDSKNLYVLAQVVDNTPAANDSIELFVDKNGDKSTTYQPDDKHYIIYRDNSGSSDITHYVQSDEYGYTVQAAIPLGDVNPQVGAKIGFDVRVNDDKGSGTVDSIAVWNDYSNAQDVSTAYYGDLTLSKPSQITEAMYGTPTIDGKIDSIWDQANVINTNVWVQGTSGATAKVRTMWDNHYLYVLAEVTDSNLNKSSPNPYEQDSVEVFLDQNDHKTSYYENDDGQYRVNYDNEQSFGGSTNSQGFKSATSKTSTGYIVEEAIPFTAITPTDGQILGFDVQVNDADASGRRTSIVTWCDASGNSWQDTSGFGNLMLVDTRQLPRSGSNSNNLGDNERNSSDMGTVTKTADTVTLVLNEIEALNVVKNSSSNVITFDISNIGTTLQKVLEIPVSVLNAAKNLNKEIIVKSGFVSATISRGSLDLSNVSGNIKISIKDNGKYDRTSGFIPVTNALDVLIKAGNEDVKILKPLEITLDVPTSGINDLRKVGVYFYNEATGEWEYIGGKIDKDDNVITFEANNSSIYAAFEYDKTFADVKNHWAKDAIEVLASRHIAKGIDGKNFAPDKAVTRAEFAAMITRLLGIPEREYKGEFIDVKAGDWYANAIEAAYEAGIMLGDGKRMRPNDYITREEIAAISMRAFGKLTSYDEEQFSKTTFADDDRVSDWAKKAVANAKKAGIMEGVSGDLFAPKENATRAEAAVVIYRILDKSGSF
- a CDS encoding polysaccharide deacetylase family protein, coding for MMLIYPGCNNFKVAISFDDGPDYKYTQKYIDILKKYNAKATFFVVGKNVEENPELLRLLNDNKFEIGIHSYSHKNMMEMQESQIEEELRRSLTDVYSIIKQRVTLFRPPYGAFNDNVKDIAQKLGLKIILWDLDSLDWKGISCENIIHRVEKNIGGNSIILMHEGRENTLGALSFVLHKLQNKGYEFVTVSELLAMR